The window TATGCCGAAAGAGAGGTCTGCTTTGAAGAGGCGTAAAACAAAAATTGTAGCTACCATATCCAACTTGAACTGTTCGGTTGAGTTTATTGAAACCCTTTATAAGGCCGGGATGAACGTGGTTCGTTTGAATACCGCCCATATGACCCATGATGATGCCAAAAAAGTTATTGAAAATACCCGCAAGGTATCGGACAAGATCGCTATTCTTTTAGATACCAAAGGTCCTGAAATCAGAACCTGTGACGCCGAAACGCCACTCTCCGTCGTTCATGGGGATTCCATTCGCATTACAGGAAAGGCCGGCGGAATTTCCAAGGATGACATAATTTACGTATCATACCCGCATTTTGCCAAGGATGTTCCGGTTGGTTCTTCCATTCTCATTGATGACGGATGCATTGCCCTGAAAGTGACTGACAAGGCCGATGGCCATTTAATCTGTTTTGTTGAAAATGACGGGGTGATTTATCCCAGGAAGAGTATTAACATCCCATCGGTTCATGTCAAACTTCCCGCCCTAAGTGACAAGGATAAGGGATTTATTGCCTTTGCCGCAGATCAGGAACTTGATTTTATTGCCCACTCCTTTGTGCGTAATAAAGAGGATGTTTTGGCGGTTAAAGACATTCTTGATGAAAAAAAATCCTCCATTAAGATTATTGCCAAGATTGAAAATGCCCAGGGTGTTGATAATCTCAGGGAAATTATAAAATATGCCTATGGGGTGATGGTGGCCAGGGGGGATTTAGCCGTCGAAATTCCAACTGAAAAAATTCCGTTGATTCAAAAGGATATAGTCCAGACCTGCATTGAACTTCGAAGTCCGGTTATAGTGGCCACCCAGATGCTGCATTCCATGATCAATTCACCACGGCCCACAAGGGCTGAGGTTTCTGATGTTGCCAATGCCTGCTTAGATCATGTTGATGCCCTTATGCTGTCAGGCGAGACTGCCAACGGCAAATATCCTAAAGAAGCGGTGGAGACCATGGCAAGAATTGCCCAGGAGGTCGAGTTAAAAAGAAGCTCATTCATTGACGTTCCTTATTCGAGTGACGACAAACTGACAGACTATCTTGCCAAGGCTGCAGTGAAGTCTTCCCTGCGGTTAAACACCAGGGGGATTGTGGCGGATTCACTTTCCGGGAAAACTATTCTGGCTTTGGCTGCCTACCGTGGGGACAGCCCTATTTTCGCCCAGGTTTACGACAGAAAAGTGATGCGCAGGCTATCTTTGTCCTTTGGCGTCTTTCCGGACTACATACCTTTAGGGACCAACTCAAGGGAGTCTGTGGTAAACTCCATCTGCCGTTTAATCAAAGACCAGAATTTCAGCGATGACGACCTGATTATTGTTCTTGCCGGCAGTTTCGGACCTGAACGGGGTGCCTCTTTCATTGAAATCAGTAATGCGAAAAATTTCAGTGACCAGTGTGCATTGACGCTGGGGTAAAAAAATAAGCAAATTTCTTAAATTTTTGTTCAATGAGCTTTTGCACCGCGTGAACGGCTTCGTTTAACGGGCCGTTCACTCACCACGGACCTGTCATGACGGGTGGGACAGTTTTTTAACTTTTTTTAAATCCGTCGTATTGGTTAATGCCTGTAAAAAGAAACAGAAATTTTTCATTTCATATATGCAGATTCCATCCACACACAGGGTGCCGTCTGCTGTTGCACTGCAGCCTGTTTCATCCATGGTGCAGGCGCTTATATGGGCCTGGACAACAATTTTTGAATTGCTTTGGATAATTTGTCCCCGGTATGTCCATTCATGGTCATGGTTTTCAAGAATTGCCGGGGCAAACTGTGCCGGGTCAAGATCAAATTTTTTGACCAGAAAAAATCTCATCAACTGAAGGAATGATTCAATGCCTAAGGAGCCCGGGCAGACCGGGTCTTGGTAAAAATGGGCATGAAAGAACCACTCATCAGGATCAACAACCTTTTCACCCTGAATCACCCCCTGGCCGTGCAACCCAGATTCAAAATCAAGGAATGTAATTTTATCTATCATTCTCAAGGTTTTTCCCGGCATCCCCGTATTGGGCCCGATGGTTTGATCTTCCGGGGTTAAGGGCGCATGATCTTCAAGTAGTATTTCAGATTGAGAGCCATTTTGTTCTATTTCCATAAAGGCATGGGGTTTTCTGATGCCCACTTGCTTGGATAAGGCATCCGACGTAAAGAAACCAAAATTTGTGGTGCCTTTGTAAACGGATTCCCCTTTGTTTTGCACATCCATATCAAAATTCTGGATAATCATTCCACCGGCCCTGGAAACTTCGGTCATCCTGACACGGATTGTAACTATACCGGAGGTCCGGGTCAGATTTCTGATGAGCCTGGCCTTACCCCCAAGATTTCTGAAATGCAGACGCTCTTGGCTGATAAGGGCTGCGCCACCGTAGGCCGCAAGCCAGCCACAGGGTTGAAGGGCCACTTCAAGCAGAATACAAAAAGGCATGGTATCGCTGTGGTTGGCGGCAAAATACCAGGCGTCTTTGTCAATTTTGTAGGTGCTTTCTATCCATCCCCCGGGTGCGGTTTTCCAGGCCGGGTGGTCTGCCTTTGTTACCGCATCCATAAAAAAGTAGGGCGGTCTTGGAAGTCTTGCAATTTCGCGCTCTTTATCAAAAATTTTATAGGGTTCACCAAAGGCGTCGGATGGATTTCCCTGGGCAAAGGCTAAAATTTTGTCCCGGTCAAATAAAGGCTTGGGTTTAAATTTATCGTGCAATCCTGAATCCATGATGGCTTCAAATCCCATCATGCTGGCCACAACCGTGTTGCTATCATCTGTTATGCTGTCATCAAGGAATGTAAAATATCCTTTGATTTTGTGCTGATCCTGGTGGTTGACCGTAAATACGATTCTGATCGGATGCCCGTGTTCTCTGGGAAAGCTTTTAAAAATTCGTAAATTTTCAAAGCCGGCAGGCAGGCATACCTGTCCGCAATTATGGAAGGTCCACAAAATTGCCGACTGGAAGGCCGCATCCATAACCATGGGGTCCATGGTCCATTGTTTTGCATGGGGCGTTTTATACCAGGCACTGATATCGGGTGCCGTGGTTGTCAATACTTCAATTCCCTTTGGGGACACCCCGCAGATTTCAGAAATGCATTGAAGGGCACCTTCATGGAATAGAATGGTGTCGTAGGCCTGATCCGTACTTAATCCATAGGGTTCAAGGTTCAGGGATGCTGGTTGTGATAATACCGGGGGTGGGGGAAGGGTGTCTGTTAATAGTACTTGAGCCCCGGCATGGCGAATTGGTAATACGTTTTTACCCGAAGAGGTAATACGACCTGGTGCAAAAAGCTGATGATCTCTGGTGGTGCATTTCCCTATATCCACCTGGACAACAGTTTTGTCATTGCCCGGCAGAATCCCTTTGAGAAGATGCATATTTTCCATTCCGGCAAACTGCAGGCCCGGATTGTTTTTTCCGGCACCGCAGGCCAAAAGATCAATCATTAAGGCCAGTGGAACAACCGGTTCATTGTTGATTTTATGGTCTTTAATAATGCAACTGTCCAGGCTGCTGAAGGTCTGGGTCAGGGCTTTATTCATGACGGCAGAGGGTTCTTCCCCTTTAGAGGAGAGTTCTCCCCCCACAACAACTTCAATGCAGGATCCGTCGGCATTGCCCATTTCCGCAATCATCTGCCGGGCACCGGCCTGGATGGGTATCAGCTCAATCCGGCGTTTTTTAAATTCGCGTTTCAGGGCGTCCGTGACCATGCCGCCGTCCCAGGGTCCCCAGTTTATAGATATGGCACGGCAATGGGGATGGGTGAGTTGCCGGGCCTGGGCGATTTTATTCAAAACTTCGTTGGCCATGGCGTAATCGCATTGGCCGGTGTTTCCAAATCTTGCCGCCACCGATGAAAACATAACAAGATACTTGAGTTTGCTTTGATCCACAGAGGAAAGAAGCTCAAACAGACCGTTAATTTTGGTTTCAAACACGTTTTTAAACTGATCAGGTGTTTTTTCACAGATCAATTTATCTTCAAGAACCCCTGCGCCATGAATCAGGGCCGTTACAGGACCCAGCTGCCGGGTTACTTTTTTCATGGTGGAGTTGACAAGGTCTTTATCCCGGATGTCCACACAGTAATAGGCAACCTCATTGCCCCAGGTCTGAATACGTTCAAGGTTGGCTTTAATGTCCCGGTTCGAGGCAAAATGGCGATATTGTTCTTCTACGCCGGCAGGTGTGGGTTTTTCTTTTCCAAAGGCATTGGCAAAGATGGCCTGTTTCATTTGGGACGGCGTATCCATGCCTTGGAGCCATGCAGGTTCCTCAAAAGGCGGTTTGGATCTGCCGAAAAGTGCTATTTTAGGCTGGCACTGCCTGGCAAGGGCAATGGCACATTCGGCCGTAACGCCCCGGGCCCCGCCTGAAATCACAACAACATCGGTTTTGTCCAGGCAAATGTTCACGGGCTCGCTGACTGGTTTGGATGCAAGTTCAGGGATATAACAGTGCGCACGGTCAAGCCCCATTTCCACGGCCCCCCGGGTCATCATCAGTGCCACAGCTTCTTCAGCATTCTTTTTTATGATTTTTTGATCAAACGGCAGATCCAGGGCCCGGCACAGAACCGATTTCCATTCAAGGGCCGCTGTTTTGGCAAGGCCTGCCATGCCGCCGTAAACGGGGCTGACTTGTGTTTCAAAATTTTTAAACCCAAAGCCGCCGCCAAGAAAGCTGACACAGGCCATGAAACTGCCGCCATCCCTGGCGCTGGTGGCCAGGTAGGGTCCGTTTTTGGATGCAATTTCAAATGCCGTTAACAGAAACTGACCGGCCAAATCATCATCGCCGGGTTGATTGAAGGTGTCCGGTATAAGAACGAGTCCTGCAGCATCGGGCAGATCCGGAATGTTTTGCGGGGACGCATCAATAATCCGGGCGGCAAGTTTAAGTTTTTTAAATTCTTTTTCAAATGCTTCGGCAATGCCGGAACCATCCCGTGTCAGGTAAATGGTTTTACCTGACGGAATGTGAATTTTTG is drawn from uncultured Desulfobacter sp. and contains these coding sequences:
- the pyk gene encoding pyruvate kinase, encoding MKRRKTKIVATISNLNCSVEFIETLYKAGMNVVRLNTAHMTHDDAKKVIENTRKVSDKIAILLDTKGPEIRTCDAETPLSVVHGDSIRITGKAGGISKDDIIYVSYPHFAKDVPVGSSILIDDGCIALKVTDKADGHLICFVENDGVIYPRKSINIPSVHVKLPALSDKDKGFIAFAADQELDFIAHSFVRNKEDVLAVKDILDEKKSSIKIIAKIENAQGVDNLREIIKYAYGVMVARGDLAVEIPTEKIPLIQKDIVQTCIELRSPVIVATQMLHSMINSPRPTRAEVSDVANACLDHVDALMLSGETANGKYPKEAVETMARIAQEVELKRSSFIDVPYSSDDKLTDYLAKAAVKSSLRLNTRGIVADSLSGKTILALAAYRGDSPIFAQVYDRKVMRRLSLSFGVFPDYIPLGTNSRESVVNSICRLIKDQNFSDDDLIIVLAGSFGPERGASFIEISNAKNFSDQCALTLG
- a CDS encoding SDR family NAD(P)-dependent oxidoreductase, translating into MAGQFLLTAFEIASKNGPYLATSARDGGSFMACVSFLGGGFGFKNFETQVSPVYGGMAGLAKTAALEWKSVLCRALDLPFDQKIIKKNAEEAVALMMTRGAVEMGLDRAHCYIPELASKPVSEPVNICLDKTDVVVISGGARGVTAECAIALARQCQPKIALFGRSKPPFEEPAWLQGMDTPSQMKQAIFANAFGKEKPTPAGVEEQYRHFASNRDIKANLERIQTWGNEVAYYCVDIRDKDLVNSTMKKVTRQLGPVTALIHGAGVLEDKLICEKTPDQFKNVFETKINGLFELLSSVDQSKLKYLVMFSSVAARFGNTGQCDYAMANEVLNKIAQARQLTHPHCRAISINWGPWDGGMVTDALKREFKKRRIELIPIQAGARQMIAEMGNADGSCIEVVVGGELSSKGEEPSAVMNKALTQTFSSLDSCIIKDHKINNEPVVPLALMIDLLACGAGKNNPGLQFAGMENMHLLKGILPGNDKTVVQVDIGKCTTRDHQLFAPGRITSSGKNVLPIRHAGAQVLLTDTLPPPPVLSQPASLNLEPYGLSTDQAYDTILFHEGALQCISEICGVSPKGIEVLTTTAPDISAWYKTPHAKQWTMDPMVMDAAFQSAILWTFHNCGQVCLPAGFENLRIFKSFPREHGHPIRIVFTVNHQDQHKIKGYFTFLDDSITDDSNTVVASMMGFEAIMDSGLHDKFKPKPLFDRDKILAFAQGNPSDAFGEPYKIFDKEREIARLPRPPYFFMDAVTKADHPAWKTAPGGWIESTYKIDKDAWYFAANHSDTMPFCILLEVALQPCGWLAAYGGAALISQERLHFRNLGGKARLIRNLTRTSGIVTIRVRMTEVSRAGGMIIQNFDMDVQNKGESVYKGTTNFGFFTSDALSKQVGIRKPHAFMEIEQNGSQSEILLEDHAPLTPEDQTIGPNTGMPGKTLRMIDKITFLDFESGLHGQGVIQGEKVVDPDEWFFHAHFYQDPVCPGSLGIESFLQLMRFFLVKKFDLDPAQFAPAILENHDHEWTYRGQIIQSNSKIVVQAHISACTMDETGCSATADGTLCVDGICIYEMKNFCFFLQALTNTTDLKKVKKLSHPS